One window from the genome of Sardina pilchardus chromosome 12, fSarPil1.1, whole genome shotgun sequence encodes:
- the LOC134097568 gene encoding putative methyltransferase DDB_G0268948, translating to MSVRLFEGKEHALSYWKYRTSPSEEIIKKLLNFLGKHRSRPFELVVDVGCGSGQGTVLLGPHFSKAVGTDVSPAQLEMARQHSSAENITYRECPAEKLPFENATVDLVTSIAAFHWFDQPRFLKEADRILRPQGCLSLLNYSMDMELSYKGCSDALNQICKEVYDTLMQYRNPHLVAVDASDPYKKAYDTLEYPDKEWHENLWVRKTVPVSNYIGMVESFSPYQAILREDPEKARRLSKDTAERLLKVMGVTSPDTEVVLSIKYSCLLARKP from the exons ATGAGTGTCCGCCTGTTTGAAGGGAAAGAGCATGCTCTCTCCTACTGGAAATACAGGACCTCTCCGTCAGAAGAAATCATCAAAAAGTTATTAAACTTCCTGGGAAAACAT AGGAGTCGGCCCTTTGAGCTGGTGGTGGATGTGGGCTGTGGGTCGGGGCAGGGCACTGTGCTGCTTGGCCCACACTTCTCCAAAGCAGTGGGGACCGACGTTAGTCCGGCACAGCTGGAGATGGCCCGTCAGCATTCCTCAGCTGAGAATATCACCTACAG AGAATGCCCTGCTGAGAAACTTCCTTTTGAAAACGCCACGGTGGACCTTGTGACGAGCATAGCGGCGTTTCACTGGTTTGACCAGCCACGCTTCCTCAAAGAGGCAGACAGAATACTGAGGCCTCAAGGATGTCTTtcactcctaaactacagcatGGACATGGAGCTTAGCTATAAAGGCTGCTCAGATGCTCTCAATCAAATCTGCAAGGAG GTATATGATACCCTCATGCAATACCGTAACCCCCACCTAGTTGCTGTTGACGCGTCTGACCCTTATAAGAAAGCCTATGACACGCTTGAATACCCTGACAAGGAATG GCATGAAAACCTTTGGGTGAGAAAGACTGTTCCTGTGTCCAACTATATTGGAATGGTAGAATCCTTCTCTCCCTACCAGGCTATTTTACGGGAGGACCCAGAGAAGGCCAGAAGACTTTCCAAGGACACAGCTGAGAG GTTGCTGAAGGTGATGGGGGTGACGTCTCCAGACACAGAAGTTGTCTTGTCCATCAAGTATTCCTGTCTGCTGGCCCGCAAACCCTAG
- the LOC134097572 gene encoding putative methyltransferase DDB_G0268948, translated as MSVRLFEGKEHALSYWKYRISPSEEIINKILNFLGKHRSRPFELVVDVGCGSGQGTVLLGPHFSKAVGTDISPAQLEMARQHSSAENITYRECPAEELPFENGTVDLVTSIVAFHWFDQPRFLKEADRILRPQGCLSLLDYSMDMELSYGDCSDALNQICKEVYDTLTQYRNPYLDADALEPYKKAYDRLEYPDKEWHETLWVRKTVPVSNYIGMVESFSPYQTILREDPEKARRLSQDTNERLLKVMGVTSPDTEVVLSIKYSCLLARKP; from the exons ATGAGTGTCCGCCTGTTTGAAGGGAAAGAGCATGCTCTCTCCTACTGGAAATACAGGATCTCTCCGTCAGAAGAAATCATCAACAAGATTTTAAACTTCCTGGGAAAACAT AGGAGTCGGCCCTTTGAGCTGGTGGTGGATGTGGGCTGTGGGTCGGGGCAGGGCACTGTGCTGCTTGGCCCACACTTCTCCAAAGCAGTGGGGACCGACATTAGTCCGGCACAGCTGGAGATGGCCCGTCAGCATTCCTCAGCTGAGAATATCACCTACAG agaatgcCCTGCTGAGGAACTTCCTTTTGAAAATGGCACGGTGGACCTTGTGACGAGCATAGTAGCGTTTCACTGGTTTGACCAGCCACGCTTCCTCAAAGAGGCAGACAGAATACTGAGGCCTCAAGGATGCCTTTCACTCCTAGACTACAGCATGGACATGGAGCTTAGCTACGGAGACTGTTCAGATGCTCTCAATCAAATCTGCAAGGAG GTATATGATACTCTAACGCAATACCGTAACCCGTACCTAGATGCTGACGCACTGGAGCCTTACAAGAAAGCCTATGACAGGCTTGAATACCCTGACAAGGAATG GCATGAAACCCTTTGGGTGAGAAAGACTGTTCCTGTGTCCAACTATATTGGAATGGTAGAATCCTTCTCTCCCTACCAGACTATTTTACGTGAGGACCCAGAGAAGGCCAGAAGACTTTCCCAGGACACAAATGAGAG GTTGCTGAAGGTGATGGGGGTAACATCTCCAGACACAGAAGTTGTCTTGTCCATCAAGTATTCCTGTCTGCTGGCTCGCAAACCCTAG